The Paenibacillus sp. FSL R7-0345 DNA segment ATCAAATCCCGGATGGCAAAAAACTCCTCGTTGTCTGTGCAAAAGAGGGTTCTTCCAAGTTTGTTGCCGATCAGATTGTAGAGGCCGGCCGGACGAATGTGCACTATCTGGAAGGCGGTATGAAAGCTTGGAGCGAACATTTGGAACCGGTGAAAATTGGTGAATTGAAAAACGGCGGCTCTTTGTATCAGTTTGTCCGGATCGGTAAAGGCTGCCTATCTTACATGGTCGTATCCCAAGGGGAAGCTGCCGTTATCGATACCCTTCGGATGACGGATGTATTTGAACAGTTTGCGAAAGAGAAGGGAGCGGTGATCAGACATACGCTCGATACGCATCTGCATGCTGACCACATTTCCGGCGGACGCAGACTCGCGGAACAAACAGGCGCCACGTATTGGCTGCCGCCTAAAGACGCAACAGAAGTCACCTTCACTTATGAGAAGCTTGAGGAAGGCCGTGATATTTCCGTAGGGTCTACGACCATCCGGATTCAACCGGTATATTCGCCCGGTCATACGATCGGGAGCACCTCTTTTATTGTAGACGATCAATATTTGCTGACAGGCGATATCCTGTTCATCGAGTCGATCGGACGCCCCGATCTGGCTGGTAAGGCGGAAGATTGGGTCGGCGATCTGCGCAATACGCTCTATAGCCGTTATAAGGAACTTTCTCAGGATCTTATGGTTCTTCCTGCACACTTCGGTAAAGTTACGGAGCTGGGGGCAGGCGGCCGGGTGATGGCCAAATTGTCGGATCTGTATCAGAATAATCCCGGCTTGAACATTCAGCAGGAGGAAGAATTCCGCCGCACAGTCACCGAAAATCTGCCTCCGCAGCCTAATGCTTATCAGGAAATCCGCCAGACCAATATGGGAAAAATAACACCAAGTGAAGACGAGCAGCGGGAGATGGAAGTCGGTCCCAATCGCTGCGCGGTTCATGACAAATAAGAGGAAGAATATAAAAATGAAAACAGACATTGTAGTGGACACTAAAGGAATGGCATGTCCAATGCCCATTGTAAAAGCAAAGAAGGCTTTGGACGGATTGGAATCCGGGCAAGTTATGGAAGTCCAGTCTACAGATAAAGGCTCCATTAACGATTTTCAAGCATGGGTAAAGCAGACGAAGCACGAACTTTTGAAGCATGAAGAAGACAATGGCATCTATAAATTTTTTGTAAAAAAGGTGTAGAGTAAAATAAGCGAACACATCAGGCGTGTTCGCTTATTTCAAGCCTTTATAGGTAACCTTTACTCCAAGTGTACAATAGGCTTCTTCTCTATAATGACCTTGGGGACAGGATTTGGTAGTGCACGCGAGATTGCTCTCTGCTTGAAGTCTGTCCTGGCATACAGGGCATGTATCAGTGAACCATTTTTTTAATACCATCAGCATACTTTTATACCTCATTTCCCATGTGTTAACTATGCTTTGATTATAACCTGACTTTTACGGATCGTATACAACAAATTCACACGATAAGGAGGCAGATTATGGATCCCTTGCTAATGATCATCATGGTTGCGCTTGGTTTGATCGGCTCTTTCTTTTCAGGCTTACTTGGGATCGGAGGAGCAATTATTAACTATCCGCTGCTGCTTTATGTGCCCTCTCTTCTCGGTGCTGCCCAATTTAATGCGCATGAAGTGTCATCGATT contains these protein-coding regions:
- a CDS encoding MBL fold metallo-hydrolase gives rise to the protein MNAKELTTIVLAKEELFILDVRNESDFKDWKIEGESVDIINIPYFDLLDGVDEALDQIPDGKKLLVVCAKEGSSKFVADQIVEAGRTNVHYLEGGMKAWSEHLEPVKIGELKNGGSLYQFVRIGKGCLSYMVVSQGEAAVIDTLRMTDVFEQFAKEKGAVIRHTLDTHLHADHISGGRRLAEQTGATYWLPPKDATEVTFTYEKLEEGRDISVGSTTIRIQPVYSPGHTIGSTSFIVDDQYLLTGDILFIESIGRPDLAGKAEDWVGDLRNTLYSRYKELSQDLMVLPAHFGKVTELGAGGRVMAKLSDLYQNNPGLNIQQEEEFRRTVTENLPPQPNAYQEIRQTNMGKITPSEDEQREMEVGPNRCAVHDK
- a CDS encoding sulfurtransferase TusA family protein, with the protein product MKTDIVVDTKGMACPMPIVKAKKALDGLESGQVMEVQSTDKGSINDFQAWVKQTKHELLKHEEDNGIYKFFVKKV